In Pocillopora verrucosa isolate sample1 chromosome 13, ASM3666991v2, whole genome shotgun sequence, one genomic interval encodes:
- the LOC136277845 gene encoding E3 ubiquitin-protein ligase TRIM71-like has product MFNHPFGVAVNARDEIAVADLSNYRIQIFNCEGGYLRSFGRHGSKAGEFKSPRGIAFHNNGNIFVSNFWHQIQIFDGRDKYIGTFGGIGSLDKHLNDPWGLSVDSDSNVIVADKGNSLIKIFSPDGKFLMKIGERGYLKSPMHCIQYDRYLIVSDNGEHCIKVFDRNGNPQYKFGKKGSGDGEFHSPSGMAVNKSGHLMVCDDFNHRVQVFELNGKFIGKFGREGSNLGELKNPASLAILSNGRIAVSEWNYHRIQLFE; this is encoded by the coding sequence ATGTTTAACCACCCTTTTGGGGTAGCAGTAAATGCTAGGGATGAGATTGCCGTAGCTGATTTATCCAATTACAGAATTCAAATCTTTAACTGTGAAGGAGGTTACTTAAGATCTTTTGGTCGTCACGGTAGCAAAGCGGGAGAATTTAAAAGCCCTAGAGGAATAGCATTTCATAATAATGGGAATATTTTCGTCTCGAATTTTTGGCATCAAATTCAGATTTTCGATGGGAGGGATAAGTACATAGGAACCTTTGGTGGGATTGGTAGCCTTGATAAACACCTGAATGATCCTTGGGGTTTATCTGTAGACAGTGACAGTAATGTGATCGTTGCTGATAAAGGAAACAGCTTAATCAAAATCTTTTCTCCCGATGGAAAGTTCCTCATGAAAATAGGTGAGCGGGGCTATTTGAAATCTCCTATGCACTGTATTCAGTATGATAGATATCTCATAGTGTCAGACAACGGTGAACATTGTATCAAAGTATTTGACAGGAATGGAAACCCTCAGTACAAGTTCGGAAAGAAAGGTAGTGGGGACGGGGAGTTTCACAGTCCTTCTGGTATGGCAGTGAACAAATCAGGACACCTGATGGTCTGTGATGACTTTAATCATAGAGTACAAGTATTTGAACTGAATGGTAAGTTTATTGGCAAGTTTGGAAGAGAGGGGAGCAATTTAGGAGAGTTAAAAAATCCTGCGTCCCTTGCAATTTTGAGTAACGGCCGAATTGCTGTTAGTGAATGGAATTACCATCGTATTCAGTTATTTGAATAA
- the LOC131775148 gene encoding E3 ubiquitin-protein ligase TRIM33-like, whose product MKPYKDHRVLALKEFQDKDYEDVMKRPDFCSKEDHNKEELKYFCKTCEMPVCQICVTLDHGGHNMKLIKEEAEIQKSEIKSLVEKQRRILQAKMKTVNQLDEEFARLMQQGEDVNRDVQRLVDNLVAVIEAKKQNILSSLEKETSRSLDLVTERKTEIQRQIRAIESALENADKPFTLRGNAEIVRLRKSLAAVFEGVPQIEPIDRDTKSLPSGFVFEENLKLSETVRSHEIGALKILQLTEASHFICEGKGIKEGIVNRIAQLNLTPRNIRGKQRYNERDHVTVEIRDERA is encoded by the coding sequence ATGAAACCCTACAAAGATCACCGTGTCCTGGCGCTTAAAGAATTTCAAGACAAGGACTATGAGGATGTAATGAAACGACCTGACTTTTGTTCTAAGGAAGATCACAACAAAGAAGAGCTGAAGTACTTTTGCAAGACTTGCGAAATGCCAGTTTGCCAAATTTGTGTCACATTGGACCACGGAGGCCATAATATGAAATTAATCAAGGAAGAGGCAGAAATACAGAAGAGTGAGATAAAGTCGTTGGTTGAAAAGCAGAGACGCATTTTGCAAGCAAAGATGAAAACCGTCAATCAACTTGATGAAGAGTTCGCCAGACTAATGCAACAAGGCGAAGACGTAAATAGAGATGTTCAAAGACTTGTTGACAATCTCGTGGCCGTTATTGAGgcgaaaaagcaaaatataCTATCATCGTTAGAGAAAGAAACGAGCAGATCGCTTGATCTTGTAACGGAGCGAAAAACCGAAATTCAACGACAAATAAGGGCCATAGAATCTGCGCTGGAAAACGCTGATAAGCCTTTTACTCTTAGAGGTAACGCTGAAATCGTTCGACTAAGGAAATCATTAGCCGCTGTTTTTGAAGGAGTTCCTCAAATCGAGCCAATTGACCGTGACACCAAAAGCCTTCCGTCTGGTTTCGTTTTCGAGGAAAATCTAAAACTGTCGGAGACTGTCAGAAGTCATGAAATTGGAGCTTTAAAAATCTTGCAACTCACCGAGGCAAGTCATTTCATTTGCGAAGGCAAAGGAATTAAAGAAGGAATTGTAAACCGTATAGCACAATTAAATTTGACCCCAAGAAACATTCGTGGAAAACAGCGTTACAATGAACGTGACCATGTTACGGTGGAAATCAGAGATGAACGAGCATGA